AAGTTTGGAAAATTTTGATTTAAGGAAGTTGTATTCGACTCTTGTTTTTTGTGATCCATGGATTTTTCGAGTACAAATGTGAAAAATGCAAATTGGAATATTAGGACATAAATAATTTATATAAGCAATCAATAAAAGTCTGTATACTGATAAAAATACAAAATGAATGCACAACTGATGTAAGTCCTTATTTTTTGTATCATCACAAGAGAGACAAAGGCTGCTTTTGTATGAAAAAGGAATTTAGTTCTCTCTATTTTCTATTGATTACATCTGAAACCAAAAAGTATTTTCTATATGCGCCCCGGATAGCAGCGGAAATCCTTTGCGTAAGCAAAGATTGGAGCGTATAGCCGGAAATGTGCGCCCTAGGAAATACGATACATAGTTCGTTTATCCGATAGGAAAATATAACTTCTTAGAATTTGTAGAGCCAACGCCAATATTTAATACACAATAACTCTATTATTGAGACTATCTGCGACAAAGATTCCTTCGCCATTAATGGATATACTTTGTGGAAAATTCAACATAGTTTCAGATGCACCAAAATTGCTTACAGTGAAACTACCATTACCGGATTGACCAAATACCCTTGATGCTGTTGTGCTAGTACCAGAATATAATAATATTCGATGATTGGAAGTGTCTACGATCCAAACATCACCTCCAAATGGTAACACTGCGCCTGGGGCATTCAAAGTCGCCGCACCGATCCCCCCATTATTCGCTAAATTGGCAGTTAGGTTCGGTTGTCCATAAACTCGAGTGGCTGTGGTGCTTGTCCCTGGGTAAAATAAAACTCGGTTGTTTCCTTTGTCAGCAATGTATACACCATCGGAACTCACAGCTACACCTTCAGGTGAATTGAGTGTCGTGGCCGTACTTCCAGTAGTATTCCCTATAAAACTAGATTGTCCATAAACACGAGTGGCACTATAACTTCCGTTAGGAAAATAAAGTACTCGGTGGTGCGAGGTATCTACAACATAAAACCCACCATCATCAACTGCCATTCCATAGGGTCCAGTAATGATATCTGCAGCTGGAGATGCGGGTACAGCGTTAGTAAAATTTGTTTGGCCATACACTCTCGAAGCAATGTTATTTGTACCTTCAAAATACAAAACTCGATAACTGTTGAGGTCTCCTATGTACAATCCAAATGAATCTTTAGCAAGACCAGTCGGAAACGTAAACTGTGAACTTGTAGTATTTGCACTGCTGGAAGTAAAGTCCACTTGACCGATCACTCTAAACGCCGTTGTGTTTGTTCCAGAATAAACTAATACCCGAATGTTTGCAGAATCTGAAACATAAACATTTGATGCATCGGTGAGAACGTAGTTAGGCGAAGCAAGTGAATCTGATGAAATAGGACTATTATTAGTTGTTGTGAAGGAACCAAGTTGTCCATAGACTCGCTTAGCGGTTGTTGAATGGCAAATGATTTGAATTTGGGAAATTCCAAAAGTAAGGATTCCCTCCGAACCATTATGTATGACACAGGTGATCGTATTTGGTTGATTTGATATGGATAATGTGTATTTTGAACCTAGACCACTTGCGATCGGAATGGAAAAACTGGTTGCACCTTCAGGAACAGAAAGTTCAGAACCGGAACTAGTTCGAAGGATCATTCCCGGAGTAGTCAGTCCAATGATGTTTCCACTTAGAGATAAAGTCGTAGATACATTGCAGTGTGGTGATGAATCGGCAATGACAGCTTTTAGTAAAATAGAGTTGAAAAATTCATTGGAATTGTAATCACAAGAATTGGAAAATACTGGTTTGTTACAGGAGAAAAAGGTTAAAACAATCGCGAATAATAAAGCAAAAAAACGATTTTCCACAAATTGAAATATCCCAAATTCTTAACTACAATGCAACTCAAATTCTGAGTAAATATGTATTAGGTGATGTGATATAGAGTTTTTTCAAGATGGCTTCGAACCTGTGGTTCCAACACTTGCAAACGATAAAAAGTTGCCACATATATGTTTAGATTAAGCTAGCGTTTTAGAATTCCATAAAATATTACATTGACAACTTCGTTTTGAAACTGGTGGATATTGAGAGGCACCGTAATCGATGACTTATTGTTGATGAGTTTGTCGATGGAAGCTAAAAACAAATGTACGGCCACTTCTGGCATAAAACCTTCTCTCAGTTCCCCCTTTTTTTTTGCTGCATTGAATATTCGTGTTAAAATTTTGGGAAGTTCAGTTTCTCGATATTTATTTATGTTATCTGCTATGTTTGGAAATAATTCGGAGATTTCTCGGATAAATTCATCTAACATCGTATTAGGTGAATCTTCCACAAAAGTTTTGTGCATTTTATTGAATTTTTCTACGGCAGTTAAGGATTCGTCATCTGCAATTTGATTTAGAAGTTGAGAGTTTACTTTATGTCTATGGTCTAAATAAAATTCCAATAGATCCTGTTTATTAGAATAGAATTTATATAATGTTTTGCGGCTTATTTTTAAAGAACTCGCTATTTCTTCCATTTTGGTTTTGGAATATCCATATTTCGAGAACAGTTCTTCCGCTTTGTCTAATATTCTAATTTGAACAGGATCCAATTCGTACTCCTTTACTTGGTAACGATATTTTTCTTTGGTTCAATCCACTTACAAATGTATTGGTACACTGCAGGAATTACATATAAAGTTAAAATGGTAGAAGATATTAAACCACCAATGACAGTAACTCCCATCGTAGTTCTTTGTTTGGATGCTTCATTCAATCCGATAGCAACTGGAAGCATACCTGCAATGAGAGCAATGGATGTCATCAGTATGGGTCTGAGCCTGGCTCTTCCCGCCTCAATGATAGCCGTTACTGTATCTACTCCATTTTTTTGTAAGTCTTTTGCAAAATCAATGAGAAGAATTGAATTTTTTGTAGCCAATCCAAAAAGTAAGATCATCCCAATGTTTGCAAAAATATCCATCGCTTTGCCTGTTATATATAATCCCAAAAAAGCTCCCGTCATCGCAAGTGGAATGACAACAAGGATAGTGATTGGTAATATAAAACTTTCATAAAGGGAAGCAAGGACAAGGTAGATAAACACAACTCCGAGGCCAAGGGCAATACCCATATTTTTACCAGTCGATTCTAAATCTTCTGTTTGCCCGCTATAGGAGATTTTGACACCTTCTGGTAAAGGGAGATCCTCATTCATGATACGTTGTAGTTCTTCCATGGCAAAACCTGAACCTCGTCCATTTGGATCTGTATCTGCAGAGATTTCCACAGCTCTACTTCGATTTTGTCTAAGGATCGTAGCTGGACCTGTGCTTGCAATTCCGGAACTAACATACGATAGTGGAACTAAAAATCCGTTGATATTCGGCACTTTTACTTGGTTGTAATTTTTTGCCAAATCTCTCTGTTCATCTAACATTCGCACCCTGATGTTGTATTCAAAATTATTTTCACGAAACACTGCGGCCTTGTCTCCTTCCACAATGGTTCTTAGCTCTTTACCCATTGTCTGTGGATTAACTCCTAATTTTACAATTTGTTCACCCTTTGGGATAATTTTGAATTCAGGAGCTCCATCACGAAGACTGATGTCTGGATCAGTGAGGTCTTTCATTTTTTTGATTTTTTCAAACAACTGTTTGCTGTAAGATTCCACTAACTCTGCATTATTACCCGTGATAACAAATGAAAATGATCGTTGGCCACCACCAACTGGATCAAAATTTTTAACAATAGGTTTTGCAAAGGAATAGTCTGTTAATTTTTGACGGATGTAATCTTTAAACTGAGGTGTGTTTACTTTTCTTTCTTTGGAACTTACTAATTCAACGTAGATATCAATTTTATTTTGTTTGATATAACCGGCAGTGAGTTTGATTTCCTTTTGGGCCTTAAGGAGATCATTCACTTCTGTATTAATTTTTTTAGTAGCTTCCAAACTTGCTCCAGGAGGAAGTTCGAATGTAATGGTAAACTGTCCTAAATCTTGAGTGGGAATGAATTCAGACTTTAACATTTTTGAAACAAAAATGCTACTCACAAAAATGAAGACAGCAAAACTAACAACTAGTAACGGAACTTTGGTAGTAAATTTCAAAGTATCAACATACAAATTTGTTAATTTCTCTTGAAAACGATCAAACATTACGATTGGATATGATAAAATCTTTTTGATTCGACTTGGTTGTTTTTCCGAATGATCTCCTCCAAAATATGCTGACATCATAGGTGCTATCGTCAATGCATCGTATAAAGATATTAACAAAGCAAAACAAACAGTGAATCCAAAAGGTTTTAATACCTGTCCCATAACTCCACCTATGAATCCGATAGGTCCAAATACAGCAAGGATTGCAAAGGTTGTTGCAAGTACAGCGAGTGTCACTTCCTTCGTGCCATCAAGAGCAGCTTGTTTGCTATCTTTTCCCATTTCTTTGTGTCTATGAATATTTTCACGAACAACAATTGCATCATCGATAAGTAAACCAACAGCGAGTGACATCGCAAGTAAAGTCATCGTGTTGATTGTAAATCCAGCTAAGTACATGAGGATGAAGGAACCAAGGAGAGAGGTTGGCAAGGCAAGGCCAGTGATGATAGTTGATCGAACACTTCCCAAAAAGAATAAAACAACTATTATTGTTAAAATAATACCTATAAATATAGATTCTTCTACATCCCAAACATTATCATTCACAACTTTAGAGGAATCGTTATAGTAATCAAATTGAACATTTGGATATTCCTTTTTTAAGGATTCAATTCGATTTTTGACTGCATCGGCAACTTCAACAGTATTTGATCCAGATTGTTTATAAACTAACAAAAATAATGCTGGTTTCCCATTCCAATAGGCAAGGGAAGTTACATCTTCTGAACCTGTTTTAATACGAGCAACATCTCCTACTTGTATTGGGATTTCATTGTTTAAAAAACTAATTGGCACATTTTTTATTTCTTCAAAATTTCGATACTCGTTGATCGTTCGAAAATTGAGATCACTTCTTTCACCGCGAACCTTACCTGCAGGGATATTGGAACCGCCAGTTGTTATTTTTTGCGAAACAGTCGACGCAGCTATGTTTCTGGAAATGAGTTTGTCTCGATCTAACTCAACCCAAATTTCTTTTTTCCGGCCACCAATGATATCAACAGAACCCACATGATTCACTGAAATTAACCTTTGTTTTATAGTTTCAGATGCAAAATCGTAGAATTCATTGTCTGCTAAATCTGATTGTAGTGAAATACTGATGATCGGCAAATCAGCAGGATCAAATCTACGAATCACTGGTTCTTCTACTTCCGTCGGTAACTTTTTTTTTGCAAATGCAACTTTGTCTCTGGTTTGCTGTTCCGCATAACCTATGTCAGTGTCAGATGAAAATTCTGCAATGATCACTGCAGATCCTTCATTACTAGTAGATCTGATTTTTTTCATTCCAGAAATCGTGGATAGCTCATCTTCAATCGGTTTAGAAACCAAAGTCTCTATTTCGTTAGGAGATGCACCTGGATACGTCACATTAACAGCAATCGTCGGGAAACTTACATCAGGGAAATTTTCGACACCTAACTTTCCAAAACTAACTAGGCCTACTATCAAAATTAATATGACAGTACAGGCTATAAAAACTGGCCTTTCGATTGATAATTTTGCTAAGTTCATTGGTTGTCCTCGCCATGCAAAATGGCAATTTGTTCTGGGTTGATTGCGTATTTTTCAAAAAATGTACCTTTTGAAATCTCATATTGAATGATAGCAATGTTGTAAGAGATGAGAGATTGCGAATGATTGGATTGAGACCGAACATAGGCATCCATTGCGTTTTTTAAGACAACGGATGTTCCTCGGCCGTTTTTAAATGCAGAGAGGGCTTTATCATAAAAAAGTTTACTTTCTATTTTGTTTTTTTTGGATTCTAAAAAGAGTTCATAACTTACTTTTATGTTTTCTCTTTTCGATAACAGATCTGCTCTCACACTGTTTTGAATTTCGATCCATTCAAGTTGCGATTGTTGTTTATTGGATTCAGCTTTTTTATATTCCGCTTCCGCTGCTTCATTGCCGATTGGATAATCTATCTTAAACTCAGCCGTGTTTTGGTTGAATCTACCACCCAAAATTCCATAAAAGTCTTGTGGGAATTGTTGGTCATAATTTTTGAAATTATAAGTTCCTCCAATTGTAAAATTTGGCAACAAACCATTTTCTGCTGACTTTAGATTATCTTCTGAGTTTCGTAGTATCAATAAAGAAGCACGAACATCATATCTCTTTTCTAATGCTTCTTTGAGTTCCATTTCATAATTATTTGGAACAATCACTTCTTCTTCATTCAAAATGGGAATAAATGAGAAGTTTTCTTCTGGCTCTTTACCAAGAGACGTAAGGAGTTCTCTTCTTGTTTTGTTTCTTTCGAGCTCCGAATTTTTAACAGCACTCGTAGCGGAAAGGACAATCGAATTCCATTGGTGGATGTCTCCTGTTGTATCAAATCCAAAGTTTGCTTTTTTTGTATAAATATCTCTTATTAGTTTTGCATTTTTTAATAGAGAAGTATTTGTTTCAAGATTCTCCTCGGCCAAACTTAAATTCCAAAATTCGATCAGAGAATTGACCAAACTTTTTGAAAGTGAATCCAAAGTATTTAACCTTTGAATCGATGACGATCTCCTAGCGGTTGCTAACTTTAATCGATCTTGGTAACCAAAAAAGTTTTTTAAGAGATCTTGGCTAATGTTGATTCCAACAGTTGCGAAATGATAGGAAGGTTGTGCAAATCCTGAAAATCCTGAAATTGTTGAATTTCCTGTTTTGCCAGCATTGGTTTCGTATCGATTGTCTATGATAGATACACCAAAACTTGTCCCTGTGCTGAATTTTTTGTTAACTCCCGCCTGTACAGTGTTATCCGTTACTCTAGTTCCTTGGATGATATATTGAGGTAGGTCAAAATTGGTAGTATTCTTTGCCAAACCTTTTGCTTCGAGATTCCATGCATAGTTCCCGTTTGTTTTTTCCCAATCGTAGTTACTCGTTTTTAACTGCAATTTGAGAGTTTGGGCTTTTACTTGGTTTTCCCAAGACATACGAAGGATATCTTCCATGCGCATACGATTATGTGTTTTCTCGGATTCCGCAAAAACTGTCCCGAATCCCAAACTGAATAGAATGGCAAAGAGGATCCCAAGAATGATTGCAAAATTGGGCTTGCGTTTGATTTGATTTGATTTTTTTAATGGAAACATAATTTGTATCCTTTGTTTCTTTAGGAAACAAATAATGTGTATAATGTTTCCTGTCAATCGATAAAAATCCCTCTTGGCTCGGGTAAAATTTTAGGAAATGTACTCAATTTGAGCCTAAAATGGTTCAGGATTATGGGATTTGGTTCTATGTTTTGGAGAAAATGGGTCGCAGATAAATCCAAACCCCGCGCCCCGGATCGACCGAGCGCCCTCGTCGAGGGAGAGCCGGAAATGTGCGCCCAAAAAATAGATTAGAATAGAGTAGTTGAGTGATTCTTTAACAAAGTCACACCGATATATCTTACACTTGTTTTAGTTTAGAATAAGTTTTGTAAAATTCATCATTGGGCAACTTACCTTCGCCATGTAAGGAATATTGAGATTTAATTCCCGTTACAAAGTACATTTCTATCATTCCTTTGCTTTTGGCAGCGATTTTGCCTCTAGACTCACATTCAAAAAAATCTTTAATCATTTCATAAGTTGCACTTGAAATATTAATTTTACCACTTTCTCCTGAAGATTCCATTCTACTTGCAATATTCACAGTGTCACCAAACACATCGTATACGAATTTCATTTCACCTATGACCGCGGCAACTAAAGGTCCGGTATTAATACCTAATCTTAAATCCCAATAAGGAAGGTTTTGTTTTTCTTTCGATAACTTTAAATCTTTCATGAATGATTGAATTTCTAATGCAGCAAGTACAGTATCTATAGGATGTGTGTTGTTAACTTTTGGAATTCCAGAACATATCATATAAGAATCTCCAATCGTTTTGATTTTTTCTAAATTATGTTTTTTCGTAACCGAATCGAAATACGAAAAACAAAAATCTAGTTCTTTGACAAGACTAGAAGCTTCCATACTTTCTGCGATTTCCGTGAATCCGACAAAATCGGTGAACATAACAGAAACTGAATTGTAACTCTTTGGTTCTGCACTACCGTTTGCTTTTAATTCCTCTGCTACTTCTTTTGGTAGTACGTTTAGTAGAAGTTTATCTGACTTTGCCATTTCCTCATTAATTTTTCTCTTATCTCTTCGACTTCCAATTAGCAACCGGCGAATCTTATAATTCTTTGCTTCAATATCCTTGGACATTAGGAAAAGATAATAAAAATACAGTATGAGCATTAAAGAAGTGACCAAAGGAGGTGTTACGTTCTGGAGAAATTCTGATCGACCATTGATGAAAAGAAAAAGTGGGTAGGTGATGGCAGCAATTAAACCGTAATAAAAAATATAAATTCTAGAAACAGTCCCTATCAATAAAAAGGATCCAGCTAATAAAGGACTTAATGCAACAAAAAAGTAATCTTTAGAAATCGAACCAAAAAATGCAGTCCACAAACTAAAAGGGACACCATAAAATATGAAAATATATTTTATCCATTTTGAAAGATTCCATTTACCAGAAACTAACATATAATTTGGAAAAAACATACTCAGATTTTGATAAATAAAGAAAAACAAAATATAATAATAATCTAATGCAGATGTTCCTTTCTCATCAATTCCTTTGATAATCAGAAAAAAAGTCGAAATCGCCAAGATTCCCGAAGACCAATAGATGGTAGCCTTCAATTTCAATGTTTTAGTTAAATTTGAATTTCCATTTTTTGTTTGCGTCGCCATTTTTTATCCAAAAGTTAAAGAATCTATTTTAGTTAACACCGTTTAAAAAAAATATTAGTAAATTTCGAATTCCGTTTAATTGAAGTTATCGAGTATTTTTTTCTTGAAAAAACTTGCCAATAAAATTTTATTTTCGCATAGCCTGGAACAGATTAAAATCCTCAGGTACATAACAAGAGCTAACTAAAAAAATATTTTCCGTAAACTCTAATTTGTTTCTAAAAGTATTTTTTTGATGAATTCACCTGCTGTTTTTTTTGGAGTCGATTTCTCAGTTGATGAGAAACGATTCCCTAACTATCATATTCTCTTAAAGTAAATCTTTTATAATTGATATAAGTTGACTTACGTTTAAAACTTCAATTTAGTTGTTTGTTTCAATTAAAATGAGTTAGAAACATAACGTTTACTGGTTCGTTATACGAAATTTTGCAAATCTCAAATCCAAAATGAATAGAAACCTCATAATCATTTACCTAATAAGTCTCTCAAGTTGTCATTTTACTTCTCATACTTTTAAAAAAATAAATACAAATTACTTGAAGAAAATTGATAAAAAGTATAATGAATACGTTATACACTTAGATCAAAAATCAAATTGGAAAAACAAAGAAGTTAATGGGAAATTTTATTTTGGAGTTATTGTATCTTTAAAAAACTGTAATATCGAAAATAAACGAATAGCAAAATACGTGGGTTTTTCTAAATTCCTAAATAGATCTTCAGAATCACTACAAATTCTTTCTGATAATTATAAAGGGAATAAACCCATGCGAATCGATCTGCATCTAATTTTAGATGATGAAGAGAACGTTGAACACGATTTTAGTAATTCGGATATTTTATCCAAAAATTCTGCTTCAATAAGCAATTTGAGGAAGTTACATAACTACAATCTATATCATTATTCTATTACCAATCCAATTATCAATTTTGAATTCATAGAAACTGTTGAAAATACTGCACCAACTTTGACCAATAAAGAGATTGAAGATAATTTCAATTTCGGAAAATTGCTCGGAAATGAACTTTGTCAGGCTTTACGTAACATTAATTAATGCAAAACTGCGTATAACGGTGTCTTATCGCTACGCTTCAGGACTTGAGCCCTCGCTCGGTCTCCAATAGATAGGCTTCTTGTGCACTCCTCTTGCTAACGCATGCGCCGAGCCAGTCGAACTTCCCGTCCTAGGACTCGGAGCCAGTCTGCGTCGGTTAGTTTAGTTCGTTATGCGAAATTCAAAAATTCATTACACCAGAAAGTGATTTTGCGGACTTAGAGACTGGACAGACTGTTCTAGCTTTTGCCTCTTATGATGTAGCAAAGTATAATGAAATTTAGATTGCAAAATCAGAATTCAAACCGTTCGAGATATAAACCGTTTTTTAATAGAACTGTACAATTCGGTTGAAAAATAAAATAAAGCTCAACTTTGTTTTACAACTTTAAAATAGTAGAGAAAAGATAATTAAATAAAATTTAGGAGTAAGTATTGAAAAAATCAAATGATGAAAAAGTTCAGTATTTTCTAGATGAAATCAAAATCAAAAATGAAGGTCAATTTAAAATCCTTCAGAAATTACGTGAATTAGTTTTTAAAGCTTATCCAAAAACCATTGAAAGGATTATGTATGGTGGAATCATGTTCTCATTGGTTGAGGATTTTGGAGGCATTTTTTTAAGCAAAAATCATATTTCTTTTGAGTTTGGAAAAGGATTTTTAATGAAAGACCCAAAAAAACTACTGGAAGGAACTGGAAAATTTCGCCGTCATCTTAAAATTAAATCTATAGAAGATATCAAAAACAAGGATGTCGATTTCTTTATAAAACAAATAGAGTAATTAATGTCCCGATAGATAAGTTGGATTCAATATTGATTAAAAACAAACATATTGAATAAAATGTAATTAAGTTTTTGAACTGCATATAACAGCGTATAAAAGTCTTTTCTGATTTCGGTCGTATCGATACGCTTCGCTACTTAAGCGACCGAAACGACCATTAATAGCAATAAGGCGAAATTACCTGATTCCTGGTTTGATGTATTTCAACTCATCCAAGTAACGTCCTGTTCCAAGAACCACACAAGTGAGTGGGTTTTCCGCACGGAACACAGGAACACCTGTTTCTTTGGTGAGGTAGTGGGGCACCTCGCAATCTTTATTTTAAGCTCAGTTTTTTTGTGTTCGCGACCGGGCTTTCCGTTCCAATCTTTTCACTAACGTGAAAGGATTTCCACTGCAATCCCTGGTGCGGGGGAAGGGGGATTAAATATTAAAAATCAATCAGTCGCCCGGAATCGGATGATCGTTTTCACTTAGGAATTCTTTATTTGGATTCGTGCTAAGAGCAACAATTACCAATTCTAAGATTTGTGAATTCAGTTGTCTGTATTGAAAATTATACAAGATTAAATCTCTGAAAATTCCATATCTAGGATTTGAGTCATTGATTCTCTTTCGTTCATCAAAAACGAGATTGATGAGTAAAGTGTAGGCGAAAGATTCATTGAGAAATTTTATATTTGGAAAACTAATTAGTAATTCGTCTTCGATTGGTTTTTTCAGTTGAATAGGTTTTCTTCTAAAGATCCAATAAGAAGTGTATGCTGCCACTTTTTGAGGTTGGGCCTTCTCAATATCATGGAAGTCTTTTAGGCGAACTAAATCAGCAAAATAATCTATCACTGCTTCTTCGATCAGTTCGTCACTTACAAAGAAATAATCATGAAAATTGATTTCGTGGTCTCTACAAATACGATTCAGAAAATCAATGGCTCTATCACGTATAAAAACAAATCTATTTAAGATTTTTTCTTCGCCGAAACTTTCGATTAAATACTCATAGTTTGCTTCGGACATGCTAAGAAATTGATTCTATTTTTTTTTATTGATTAAATGAGCAAAATCATCAGAGTCGAGGTAGGCTTTGTAATTGTCTGATGCCTTTTCTAATGGATAATCTTCAGATTTATTAGGTAGGGTATTCTTTTTGATAACGCCAGATTTAATCCTTTGGATAAATCGTTCTCCTGCCTTTAGAGACTCAGGACTTGCATCTTTTAGAATATCAGCCATACTTTCACCATTTGACAAAAATGCCTTTTCTAAAGCACTCAAAATCTTTTGTCTTTCCTCTAGAATTCAAATGATAGAATGCCCCAATTCAAAAGTACAGCAAAAATGAGACATAGTTCAGATTTTTCTTCAAAACTTTATGTGATCATTTTAATTTATGTTTACCTTACATCCAATCTGTTTAGTTTCATTTTGTTCGAATCTAATTGATTATATGAAACGACTCTATTTTGTCTTAATTCTGGTACTAAATGAGTGCATTGGTTTTAAAAGTTTAATCAATCAAAAACAAGACAACGTTCAACTAAACTGCCCTATCGAATATTCGCAAAGTTATACTATTGTGAATGGTCAAAAAATTTTAACAATCAGATTAGGAGAAGAAACAGTTTTGTTGCAGTTCGATTATATTCGCCCTTTTCACGAGGGTTTTGCAGAAGTTCAACTAAATTGGAAAAAATCTTTCATTGACACTTCTAATCGTCTTATCACGGACCAATGGTT
The sequence above is a segment of the Leptospira sp. WS39.C2 genome. Coding sequences within it:
- a CDS encoding TolC family protein, producing MFPLKKSNQIKRKPNFAIILGILFAILFSLGFGTVFAESEKTHNRMRMEDILRMSWENQVKAQTLKLQLKTSNYDWEKTNGNYAWNLEAKGLAKNTTNFDLPQYIIQGTRVTDNTVQAGVNKKFSTGTSFGVSIIDNRYETNAGKTGNSTISGFSGFAQPSYHFATVGINISQDLLKNFFGYQDRLKLATARRSSSIQRLNTLDSLSKSLVNSLIEFWNLSLAEENLETNTSLLKNAKLIRDIYTKKANFGFDTTGDIHQWNSIVLSATSAVKNSELERNKTRRELLTSLGKEPEENFSFIPILNEEEVIVPNNYEMELKEALEKRYDVRASLLILRNSEDNLKSAENGLLPNFTIGGTYNFKNYDQQFPQDFYGILGGRFNQNTAEFKIDYPIGNEAAEAEYKKAESNKQQSQLEWIEIQNSVRADLLSKRENIKVSYELFLESKKNKIESKLFYDKALSAFKNGRGTSVVLKNAMDAYVRSQSNHSQSLISYNIAIIQYEISKGTFFEKYAINPEQIAILHGEDNQ
- a CDS encoding efflux RND transporter permease subunit: MNLAKLSIERPVFIACTVILILIVGLVSFGKLGVENFPDVSFPTIAVNVTYPGASPNEIETLVSKPIEDELSTISGMKKIRSTSNEGSAVIIAEFSSDTDIGYAEQQTRDKVAFAKKKLPTEVEEPVIRRFDPADLPIISISLQSDLADNEFYDFASETIKQRLISVNHVGSVDIIGGRKKEIWVELDRDKLISRNIAASTVSQKITTGGSNIPAGKVRGERSDLNFRTINEYRNFEEIKNVPISFLNNEIPIQVGDVARIKTGSEDVTSLAYWNGKPALFLLVYKQSGSNTVEVADAVKNRIESLKKEYPNVQFDYYNDSSKVVNDNVWDVEESIFIGIILTIIVVLFFLGSVRSTIITGLALPTSLLGSFILMYLAGFTINTMTLLAMSLAVGLLIDDAIVVRENIHRHKEMGKDSKQAALDGTKEVTLAVLATTFAILAVFGPIGFIGGVMGQVLKPFGFTVCFALLISLYDALTIAPMMSAYFGGDHSEKQPSRIKKILSYPIVMFDRFQEKLTNLYVDTLKFTTKVPLLVVSFAVFIFVSSIFVSKMLKSEFIPTQDLGQFTITFELPPGASLEATKKINTEVNDLLKAQKEIKLTAGYIKQNKIDIYVELVSSKERKVNTPQFKDYIRQKLTDYSFAKPIVKNFDPVGGGQRSFSFVITGNNAELVESYSKQLFEKIKKMKDLTDPDISLRDGAPEFKIIPKGEQIVKLGVNPQTMGKELRTIVEGDKAAVFRENNFEYNIRVRMLDEQRDLAKNYNQVKVPNINGFLVPLSYVSSGIASTGPATILRQNRSRAVEISADTDPNGRGSGFAMEELQRIMNEDLPLPEGVKISYSGQTEDLESTGKNMGIALGLGVVFIYLVLASLYESFILPITILVVIPLAMTGAFLGLYITGKAMDIFANIGMILLFGLATKNSILLIDFAKDLQKNGVDTVTAIIEAGRARLRPILMTSIALIAGMLPVAIGLNEASKQRTTMGVTVIGGLISSTILTLYVIPAVYQYICKWIEPKKNIVTK
- a CDS encoding NHL repeat-containing protein — protein: MENRFFALLFAIVLTFFSCNKPVFSNSCDYNSNEFFNSILLKAVIADSSPHCNVSTTLSLSGNIIGLTTPGMILRTSSGSELSVPEGATSFSIPIASGLGSKYTLSISNQPNTITCVIHNGSEGILTFGISQIQIICHSTTAKRVYGQLGSFTTTNNSPISSDSLASPNYVLTDASNVYVSDSANIRVLVYSGTNTTAFRVIGQVDFTSSSANTTSSQFTFPTGLAKDSFGLYIGDLNSYRVLYFEGTNNIASRVYGQTNFTNAVPASPAADIITGPYGMAVDDGGFYVVDTSHHRVLYFPNGSYSATRVYGQSSFIGNTTGSTATTLNSPEGVAVSSDGVYIADKGNNRVLFYPGTSTTATRVYGQPNLTANLANNGGIGAATLNAPGAVLPFGGDVWIVDTSNHRILLYSGTSTTASRVFGQSGNGSFTVSNFGASETMLNFPQSISINGEGIFVADSLNNRVIVY
- a CDS encoding adenylate/guanylate cyclase domain-containing protein encodes the protein MATQTKNGNSNLTKTLKLKATIYWSSGILAISTFFLIIKGIDEKGTSALDYYYILFFFIYQNLSMFFPNYMLVSGKWNLSKWIKYIFIFYGVPFSLWTAFFGSISKDYFFVALSPLLAGSFLLIGTVSRIYIFYYGLIAAITYPLFLFINGRSEFLQNVTPPLVTSLMLILYFYYLFLMSKDIEAKNYKIRRLLIGSRRDKRKINEEMAKSDKLLLNVLPKEVAEELKANGSAEPKSYNSVSVMFTDFVGFTEIAESMEASSLVKELDFCFSYFDSVTKKHNLEKIKTIGDSYMICSGIPKVNNTHPIDTVLAALEIQSFMKDLKLSKEKQNLPYWDLRLGINTGPLVAAVIGEMKFVYDVFGDTVNIASRMESSGESGKINISSATYEMIKDFFECESRGKIAAKSKGMIEMYFVTGIKSQYSLHGEGKLPNDEFYKTYSKLKQV
- a CDS encoding TetR/AcrR family transcriptional regulator — translated: MDPVQIRILDKAEELFSKYGYSKTKMEEIASSLKISRKTLYKFYSNKQDLLEFYLDHRHKVNSQLLNQIADDESLTAVEKFNKMHKTFVEDSPNTMLDEFIREISELFPNIADNINKYRETELPKILTRIFNAAKKKGELREGFMPEVAVHLFLASIDKLINNKSSITVPLNIHQFQNEVVNVIFYGILKR
- a CDS encoding DUF1801 domain-containing protein — its product is MKKSNDEKVQYFLDEIKIKNEGQFKILQKLRELVFKAYPKTIERIMYGGIMFSLVEDFGGIFLSKNHISFEFGKGFLMKDPKKLLEGTGKFRRHLKIKSIEDIKNKDVDFFIKQIE